TGCGGACGCTGGTCTGAGCGCCGGGGAATCGATGACGGGTCCCCAAAACCAAGCGATGTTCGAGTCCGATAGCTGCTACCCGGCCGTTAGCGCCTTCTGGACAGGAAACTTGATGGTTGCGTAATCGGTCTTGAACGTGCCCCGGTACGCTTCTATGATTGATGCGGACTACTTGTGCGCAATGGCCGGGCGCATAGCCCAGAGAGGAGAATATGCCGTGTCACAGAAAACCGACCGCCGAACGTTTGTGAAGAGTGCGTTTGCGGCCCCGGCCGCCATGGCGCTGTCCATGCAGGCCAGCGGAGGAGAGGCCCCTGCGCCGCAGGCGGCCCAACAGACTGCTCCCGACACCACGTTTCCCCAAGGGCGCATCGGAAACCTGCAGGTCAGCCGGCTCCTGCTGGGGGGCAACCTGCTGACCCATTTTACCCACAGCCGCGACCTGAAATACGTATACAATCTCGCCGCCCACTACAATACCGACGAGAAGATCATCGAGACCATGGCGATTGCTGAGCAGCATGGGGTCAATACGCTCGTCATACACACCGTCCCCCACATACTCGACACGCTGAGGAAATATCGCTTCGAGCTGGGCGGCAAGATGCAGTACATCATTTGCGTGACGGCCCCCGTGGGGAACGACCTGAGCGAATATGTCAAGCAGGTTGAGGCGCTCGTGGCGGACCGTTATGAAGCCATCTACGTCTGGGGGGTACACGCGGACAAGCTGGTCGCCGAAGGCAGAACGGACACGATTGCCCGGCTGGTCGGTCTCGTGAAGGAGCGGGGCGTTCTTGCGGGTGTCGGCGCCCACGACTTGAACGTGATCAAGGAATGTGAGAAGAACAACGTGGGCGCGGATTTCTACATCAAGACGCTTCACCACCACAAGTACCCGACGGCGCCAATGCCCCACGAACTCACGGCGCCGGTCAATGAGATACCGGGATACTGGTGCCGGGATCCTCAAGAGACTGTCGAGTTCATGGAGACCGTCGAAAAACCGTGGATCGCCTTCAAGGTCATGGCGGCGGGGGCCATTGAGCCGCCGAGCGCGTTCCAGTATGCGTTCAAGAACGGCGCCGACCATGTCCTCGCCGGCATGTTCGACTTCGAGATTGCCGAGGATGCCGCGACCGTAAAAGAGATCTTGACCAGCATCGACAGGAAACGTCCGTGGAGAAGCTGACTTCTCTGCCTCGCGGGCATGGGTTCCGGACGCCGGTGGTGAGACGGGGGGTGTGGGCCGTCCTGACGGCATGCCTCGTCATGCTGCGGCTCTCGGCGGACACGGGGCCTGCCGTTTCCGGCCAGGCCCGTCCCGGGTTTTTTGCGTTCTGCATGGACACCCACGACAGCCAGAGGCGCACCCTCGAGGAACAGGCCGCGCTGCTCAAGGAACTCGGGTATGACGGCGCAGGGCACCTCTGGCTTGACGAGCTCGCCCAACGCATCGAGACGCTCGACGCCCACGGTCTCAAGTTGTTTCAGGTCTACCTGCGCGTCAACATCGCTCCAGATGCCGCCGCTCCCTACGACCCCCGCCTCAAGGAAGCCCTGACGCTGCTGAAGGGCCGTGACGTAATGCTGGCTCTGCTGATTAGCGGAGGCCCCCCATCCGATCCCGCTGGCGATGCGCGGGCGGTGGAACTCGTTCGGGACATCGCTGACCTGGCTGCCGGGGCGGGCCTGCGCGTCGTGCTCTATCCCCACTCCGGGGAGTGGCTCGAGCGCGTCGAGGACGCGCTGCGCGTAGTCCAGAAGGCGGAGCGCCCAAACGTCGGCGTCATGTTCAATTTATGCCATTGGCTGAAGGTGGACAACGAGGAGAACTTGAAACCGCTGCTGGCGTCCGCCATGCCCCATCTGTTCGCGGTGAGCATCCACGGCGCGGACCGTGCCACGGAGGTCCACGCCGGAACAGGCAATTGGATCCAGCCATTGGACAGCGGCTCGTTCGACGTGGGCGCCCTCCTGGATATACTCGGGGACCTCGGTTACCGGGGCCCCATCGGCCTCCAATGCTACGGCATTACTGGCGACGCCCGGGACCATCTGACGAGGTCCATGGCTGCCTGGCGCCGGTTCACGGAAGAGCGCAAAGATCGTGCCTCCGGTGCGAACCTGCCCTAGCCCCGCGTTCGGGGCTGCTACTCGCCCTTGGCTCCGGCGGCAATCCACATGCGAATGGTGTGGAGCTCGGCTTCTGTGAGTTCGCTGGCATCTTTGGGCATTTTGGGGAGGTAGATGCCGCGGATATGGAGAACGACGGGGCTGTTGTCCGGCGCGCCGGGAATGACCGAAGGGCCGGCGTAATCGCCTCCTTTAAGGATGCCCGCGTGGGTGGCAAGGTCGAGGCCGGCCTCCGCAGCATCTCCATGATGGCACGCGAAACAGTGGCGTTCGAGAAGGGGCACAATATCCTTCTTGAACGTGACGGACGCAGCCTCGGCGGGCTCGATGGGCAGGATTTTCGGGGTGTAGTTCGCGTCGACGGGTTCGACGGCGTTGGTCAGGACGGGAGGAACGCCGGCCATCGTCACGCTGGCATAGGCGCCTACGATCGGTGTCGCACCGGAAAGGCCGTCGGCCCCGGCAATGGGCGTGCCGATACCGAACCCATAGACCAATCGTCCGCCGCTGGACCCTGCAAACAGCAAGACAACAGCCAGGACGAAGGCGCCAAGCACTGCAAGTCCTGCGGCAACCCTGCCGCCCGAGCGCGCGCGGAAGTGGCTTACGACGAGTAGAATGCACGTCACGAGGGGCAGGGCCGTCATGGAGTACCCCAGCAGCTGGTGCTGGGTCACTACGGTTTCGATTTCTTCATTGGCCAAGGCCACGAGTTCCCACGCCGCGCGTTGGCCAGTGAATGCGGCGGCCACTGCGGCTAAAAAGGTGAAGAAAAAGTAGACGGCGGCAAACAGACGCATTCCCTGCCACCGTTTGCGGGCAAGAACGGCGGCGAACACCAATGGCAACCCGAGCAGCCCGAGGCTGATGGGCAGGTGCACAGAGGCTCCGTGCAGGGCGTGGGCTGATTTGAAAACTGCAGTCAAATCCATAGGCTGACGATATGTACGGGAATAGGGGCCGTAACTTCCGGTTGAAGAGATTGAATCTCGCTGATCGGCATTTGAGCAGAATTCGCTGGCGAACTTCAACTATTTTCGCAAGCCCAGGCTGGGCAACAAATCGACTTTGATTTTCCCGCCGCAAAATACAGGAATAGCGGCCTGCGGCGTTTTGCGTGGCGAACGGGCTAGTCCCGCGAACTTGATCCTGGACGGCGATGGGTTGCCCGTCGAGCAAACCACGGCATGTTTGAAAGGCTCGGACGATGCGATGAGCGCATTGATATTCATGCCCGCCCCGGCCAGGCCGTCGCCCATTCCGCCTGTGTCCCCGGGGTTTTGAGATCTAGAATGGGTACAACCCCCGCCGGTGAGCGGTCTCGGTCATGTAGACGGTCTCGTTGATCGAGTTGTCTTCATTGTGGACCGTCCTCGAGGTCTCTCCAGTCATGTCCTCGGGCCCGTCCATCACGAGGTTGGATTGCATGTCGCAGGTGAACTCGGCCTGCGCTTGCGGGACATGGTTCATCAGCTCCAGGTCACTGAAGAACTCGTGCCCTTGAACGTTGATCTTTTCCCCGTTCTGTTTGAAAGTCAAGCTGAAATTCACCCCGCTCTCGTATTCTATATAAACGTGGCTGTCGGCATAGAATGTCCATACGCTGGCAGTGGTCTCGCCCGTGTCCGACTCAGCCGACTGCACATCCCACGTGCCAATTACGGACTGCGGGCAACCGCTCGACAGCAAGACGACAACGATCCCCAGCAGGTAGAAGGAGCCCTTGTGCGTGTTCATCTTCTGTGCCTCCCTCTTATGTGTTGTCCGACACCCCTCACCCGGCGGGCAGCGCATGCTCGCACCGTGACCCACAGGAGCAGGCCCTCTGAAGCCGTGCTTGCCCACGTCACGATGCATGCCATGAACATCCCGCAGGAGACGGTTCGATTCTACGCCGCCCGCCCCATTCTGTCCACAGGCGAGAATCGCATGCCGTATATTCACGGAGGCGCAATCTTGGGGCTATGAGCAACGACAAGCCCCTAATCGCCAAATCGTTCGATTTCCGTAAGTTGCAGGCTTTTCCTCCGGCTTGTCGCCGGTGCGGGCCGGGAAGGCTGGCGGCGGAGCCGAACTCGAATCCCTCCGGAAAAGCCCGTCATCTCCCCCTCTGCCGGCGCGCTATTTATCCTCGTCATTCCGCGTTCCGCGGCGGGCATCCCCTTTGGCGTCGAAGGTGTCAAACGGAGTCACGCGGCTGTCCGCTCTTGAGACCGTGGCCTGGCGCTTGATAGAGTCGCCTTGCAGTAGACGGCGTTCAGCACCGCAGGAGCCTACCCTCATGAAAAACGTCTGTGTTGCCGAAACGATGGTCGACGGGAGGTGGCATTGGCTGGCCCTGAAGTCCAGCCCTCGGGTGAGCCTCTTCCTTATGGCCTTACTGGCTTCGCTACTCTTCGGGAGGTTGGCGCCGGGAGCCATGGCCCAGGGCGACCCGTCGCTGCCCAAGGACATGAAGCTGGTGCGCGACGTGCATTATGGCGAGGTCTCCCCCGCGCAGCGGCTAGACATCCTTTATCGGCCCGATGCCGCGGAACCCCAACCCGCCATCGTGCATATCCACGGCGGCGGCTGGTACACCGGCGATAAGGGCGGACCCATCACGCTCGACATGATGCGGCGGTTCGTTGAAGCGGGCTACGTGGCCGTCTCCATCAACTACCGGCTTTCCGACGAAATGCGCTTCCCCGCTGCCGTGGAGGACTGCAAGCTGGCGTTGCGCTGGCTGCGTTTGCACGCGTCCGACTACTGCGTTGACCCCGAGCGCATAGGCGTGATAGGCGGCTCGGCGGGCGGGCATCTCTCCACAATGTTGGCCGTCACGCGTCCCGAAGACGGACTCGAAGGCGGCGGCTGGGCCGGCGAATCCAGCGCGGTGCAGGCGGCCGTGGCTGTTTGCGCGCCCATGGACCTGCGCGAGCCTCTGACTCCGCCACCGGCGGAGGAACCGGACCCCGTAGTAGTCCGTTTTCTGGGCAGCGCAGCCGTCGTGAATGCGGATGCGGCTCGCCGTGCATCGCCCATCTCCTATGTCCGGAAAGATCTTCCGCCGATACTGCTCATTCACGGAACGGACGACAAGCGCGTGGACCCCGGGCAGTCGAAGGCCATGGCGTCCGCCCTGAATGCGGCGGGAGCTCCGTGCGAGCTCATGCTGGTGGCAGGGGGCAAGCATGGTATGGGCATCGCGCGAACGGACGAGACCTTCGCGCGGATCCTGGCGTTCTTCGGGCGGTACCTGCAGACGTCCCGCCGCCCCGCCGCGCCCGTGGCGCCCGCGGAAAGCGTGCGGCGTTGGCAGGACGCCAAGTTCGGCCTCTTTGTGCATTGGGGCCCGGCCAGCCTCACCGGCGGTGAGATCAGTTGGTCCCGGGCGGGAGAGCGCCGGGGCTTGCCTGCTCTTCCCCCCGGCAACGTGCCCGTGGCGGAATACGACAACCTCTACCAGCGTTTCAATCCGGCCGCATTCGACGCGGCGAAATGGGTCAGTATCGCGAAGGCCGCGGGCATGAGGTATATGGTCTTCACGGCCAAACACCACGACGGCTTCTGCATGTTTAACAGCGCCCTGACGGACTACGATATCGCGGCCTCGCCGTTCAAGCGAGATATTGTGGCCGAATTGGCCAAGGCATGCCACGAAGGCGGTCTCGGTTTCGGGATTTACTATTCCCTGCCGGACTGGCGCCACCCTGACTATCTG
The Candidatus Hydrogenedentota bacterium genome window above contains:
- a CDS encoding sugar phosphate isomerase/epimerase family protein, producing MEKLTSLPRGHGFRTPVVRRGVWAVLTACLVMLRLSADTGPAVSGQARPGFFAFCMDTHDSQRRTLEEQAALLKELGYDGAGHLWLDELAQRIETLDAHGLKLFQVYLRVNIAPDAAAPYDPRLKEALTLLKGRDVMLALLISGGPPSDPAGDARAVELVRDIADLAAGAGLRVVLYPHSGEWLERVEDALRVVQKAERPNVGVMFNLCHWLKVDNEENLKPLLASAMPHLFAVSIHGADRATEVHAGTGNWIQPLDSGSFDVGALLDILGDLGYRGPIGLQCYGITGDARDHLTRSMAAWRRFTEERKDRASGANLP
- a CDS encoding alpha-L-fucosidase, with protein sequence MKNVCVAETMVDGRWHWLALKSSPRVSLFLMALLASLLFGRLAPGAMAQGDPSLPKDMKLVRDVHYGEVSPAQRLDILYRPDAAEPQPAIVHIHGGGWYTGDKGGPITLDMMRRFVEAGYVAVSINYRLSDEMRFPAAVEDCKLALRWLRLHASDYCVDPERIGVIGGSAGGHLSTMLAVTRPEDGLEGGGWAGESSAVQAAVAVCAPMDLREPLTPPPAEEPDPVVVRFLGSAAVVNADAARRASPISYVRKDLPPILLIHGTDDKRVDPGQSKAMASALNAAGAPCELMLVAGGKHGMGIARTDETFARILAFFGRYLQTSRRPAAPVAPAESVRRWQDAKFGLFVHWGPASLTGGEISWSRAGERRGLPALPPGNVPVAEYDNLYQRFNPAAFDAAKWVSIAKAAGMRYMVFTAKHHDGFCMFNSALTDYDIAASPFKRDIVAELAKACHEGGLGFGIYYSLPDWRHPDYLGDSHRRYVEYLHGQIRELCSNYGRIDVLWFDGGSQDAPDTWNSAELLPMIRNLQHDILINDRIPGATDFKTPEQVVGRLQLDEPWESCITLGQQWSWKPDDDLKSPEECIRLLVRCAGGGGNMLLNVGPMPSGEMEPRQVKRLKKVGAWLREYGDAIYGTRGGPYEPSYWGVSTRRENKVYVHIFEGWENSLSLPPIERRIVSSRLLGGGKVRVTQSPEGITIAQPPSNRRRPVSTVELTLDGLADTIPAKPACVGMPAGATAASSNVRRGEAKYASGKAVDHDGMSRWATDDGIRQAWLEIHLPEPITFDVIMIDEAFGNRIRAFELKARNGDVWHTFYTGKTVGRNWAGRFNAVTVQDLRLEIIKASDGPTIRDIQFHFAER